A single window of Ovis aries strain OAR_USU_Benz2616 breed Rambouillet chromosome 24, ARS-UI_Ramb_v3.0, whole genome shotgun sequence DNA harbors:
- the LOC105604785 gene encoding mucin-3A isoform X2: MTDTTFSVVTNSVTVPTETSTFTITHSTVTPFPSTTTQAPSLGTSASTSTTRTTQEDSTTSPATSTSALHTTTATPPSDTASQPVTTEVSSPPAVTSSATPTSTLYSPAPTTSNPIATGTLTLSTGTPHTSSPAPSTEPTSPSNPNTSPPPTKTTTLPPTHTTAGTSPPTSTPTGSTTQVATPTDTSSTSITTVPTTSTEQTTKGSNTHSVTTFVPATSQTTTALTSSTIYSTSIAASSPFTSSLPAATSLQTSTTAPPSSVSTEAPTLTPATTESTPTSTTGSVSSTGDHTSTPVLSSTSPTTTNNIPSSATTHMTDTTFSVVTNSVTVPTETSTFTITHSTVTPFPSTTTQAPSLGTSASTSTTRTTQEDSTTSPATSTSALHTTTATPPSDTSSQPVTTEVSSPPAVTSSATPTSTLYSPAPTTSNPIATGTLTLSTGTPHTSSPAPSTEPTSPSNPNTSPPPTKTTTLPPTHTTAGTSPPTSTPTGSTTQVATPTDTSSTSITTVPTTSTEQTTKGSNTHSVTTFVPATSQTTTALTSSTIYSTSIAASSPFTSSLPAATSLQTSTTAPPSSVSTEAPTLTPATTESTPTSTTGSVSSTGDRTSTPVLSSTSPTTTNNIPSSATTHMTDTTFSVVTNSVTVPTETSTFTITHSTVTPFPSTTTQAPSLGTSASTSTTRTTQEDSTTSPATSTSALHTTTATPPSDTSSQPVTTEVSSPPSVTSSATPTSTLYSASPTTSTPITTRTLTSSMSVPSSLPSTTTEPTSSSTGITRPASSFPTPYPTSVPSPPTSTSTRPTTETTTPMDTVAPTSTTAPLPLPSSAETTPAASTHLVTTLTPTTVQTTSILTSSTTDSTGSSATTAVTASLPGSTILQTSTTAPPSSVSTEAPTPTLATSESTSANPIGSSTFTPDLSSTLAPSSPSPTSTNIISSSSTTHNTDTVSNIVTTLASRPSDTSVFPSTQSTASAFLSTSIPATSLGLSLMPTSSTKTSQADSTTSSALSTSSSMQETAETTLAPTTTDIDTYQSSSMGLSSTAASTQTAKTRDTTLLASSALRTTATPISTVSVGSLTTDIPSISPITSSATQTSTVHFQTSPVSTPVTSGTLTAPSSPVSFPSFTTTEPVPTETTAPTPLFTLPTIPAAQSTSTPPSPTGTFTTTRTEVATPTHTSPHATLITASSRTPSTPEAAKTGTTQMATAPASITALSTSGVSPSSAFPILSTSTNAISTPFGTIISSSIPAITISSLSSTGPSSGVSPTSSSFSTSSQMSSTENTGPSVTTFPTFSSTETTRTSPTVTSLTTSPTRTTTVLTLSSTTPCPESVSVTIVSASPTTPCIEVGPNPEVTSMPTVPLSVFTSTTEMATSPNPTTTTTLFPVTPDTSTSILDTHPTNQTAAPSSISPGTTPISTVFPSTQRSTTGTWISTNFVTTPHVTGFTSLPLTTKPSSSSSSSMVTTSKLTTPSPPISSVSGIPAGTTTTLSTVTSSRTTSTTTQTTTQSRETTTPGPCKNGGTWTQGRCSCPSAFHGPKCEFAEEELNMDKVDAEVGMEVSVNQEFSPDLNDNSSQVYKDFTKAFQDQIKKIYQNVQGFKEVQILSLRNGSIVVEYLVLLELPFSLQLEEEYEKVKVALKEELQNVSQDGNSCQNDQVLCFKPDSIKVNNNTRTELSSEAICRRAAPKDFEDFYFPFLEENQLRCVTNCTAGVEGAIDCHQGQCVVQSSGPSCRCFSTDMHWFLGPRCEVAISWKALVGGLAGAGALLLLLLVVALSVFIMRSRRRDRQGRGRSGDDRKWFETWDANTAGTFSNSGFEDDTNEENFPVALNTVDTNVRVHIHRPEVVSSSL, from the exons ATGACAGACACAACCTTCAGTGTGGTCACAAACTCAGTCACCGTGCCTACTGAGACATCCACCTTCACTATCACCCACAGCACAGTGACTCCCTTCCCCTCTACCACCACTCAAGCTCCATCTCTAGGCACTTCTGCGTCTACCAGCACTACCAGGACAACTCAGGAAGACAGTACCACCTCACCGGCCACAAGCACCAGTGCCCTGCACACGACCACAGCGACTCCTCCCAGTGACACCGCCAGCCAGCCTGTCACCACGGAGGTGTCCTCTCCTCCAGCAGTCACATCCTCGGCCACTCCCACCAGCACACTATATTCTCCCGCACCCACCACCTCGAATCCCATCGCCACCGGTACCCTCACCTTGTCTACGGGGACGCCTCACACATCTTCACCTGCTCCCAGCACAGAGCCCACCTCTCCCTCGAACCCGAACACCAGCCCTCCGCCCACCAAGACGACcacactccctcccacccacaccaCTGCCGGCACCTCGCCTCCCACAAGCACTCCCACTGGGTCCACCACCCAGGTCGCCACTCCCACGGACACCTCGTCCACCTCCATCACAACTGTGCCCACTACTTCTACCGAACAAACCACCAAGGGCTCTAATACTCATTCGGTAACCACATTCGTCCCAGCAACATCACAAACCACCACAGCCCTCACCTCTTCAACCATCTACTCCACCAGCATCGCAGCCTCATCTCCATTCACATCATCCCTCCCAGCCGCCACCAGCCTGCAGACATCCACGACTGCACCTCCCTCCTCTGTCAGTACCGAAGCCCCTACCCTGACACCAGCCACCACGGAGTCCACACCCACGAGCACCACTGGCTCAGTGAGCTCCACAGGTGACCACACCTCCACACCTGTGCTCTCAAGCACCtcacccaccaccaccaataaCATCCCATCTTCCGCCACCACCCATATGACAGACACAACCTTCAGTGTGGTCACAAACTCAGTCACCGTGCCTACTGAGACATCCACCTTCACTATCACCCACAGCACAGTGACTCCCTTCCCCTCTACCACCACTCAAGCTCCATCTCTAGGCACTTCTGCGTCTACCAGCACTACCAGGACAACTCAGGAAGACAGTACCACCTCACCAGCCACAAGCACCAGTGCCCTGCACACGACCACAGCGACTCCTCCCAGTGACACCTCCAGCCAGCCTGTCACCACGGAGGTGTCCTCTCCTCCAGCAGTCACATCCTCGGCCACTCCCACCAGCACACTATATTCTCCCGCACCCACCACCTCGAATCCCATCGCCACCGGTACCCTCACCTTGTCTACGGGGACGCCTCACACATCTTCACCTGCTCCCAGCACAGAGCCCACCTCTCCCTCGAACCCGAACACCAGCCCTCCGCCCACCAAGACGACcacactccctcccacccacaccaCTGCCGGCACCTCGCCTCCCACAAGCACTCCCACTGGGTCCACCACCCAGGTCGCCACTCCCACGGACACCTCGTCCACCTCCATCACAACTGTGCCCACTACTTCTACCGAACAAACCACCAAGGGCTCTAATACTCATTCGGTAACCACATTCGTCCCAGCAACATCACAAACCACCACAGCCCTCACCTCTTCAACCATCTACTCCACCAGCATCGCAGCCTCATCTCCATTCACATCATCCCTCCCAGCCGCCACCAGCCTGCAGACATCCACGACTGCACCTCCCTCCTCTGTCAGTACCGAAGCCCCTACCCTGACACCAGCCACCACGGAGTCCACACCCACGAGCACCACTGGCTCAGTGAGCTCCACAGGTGACCGCACCTCCACACCTGTGCTCTCAAGCACCtcacccaccaccaccaataaCATCCCATCTTCCGCCACCACCCATATGACAGACACAACCTTCAGTGTGGTCACAAACTCAGTCACCGTGCCTACTGAGACATCCACCTTCACTATCACCCACAGCACAGTGACTCCCTTCCCCTCTACCACCACTCAAGCTCCATCTCTAGGCACTTCTGCGTCTACCAGCACTACCAGGACAACTCAGGAAGACAGTACCACCTCACCGGCCACAAGCACCAGTGCCCTGCACACGACCACAGCGACTCCTCCCAGTGACACCTCCAGCCAGCCTGTCACCACGGAGGTGTCCTCTCCTCCATCAGTCACATCCTCGGCCACTCCCACCAGCACACTATATTCTGCCTCACCCACCACCTCGACTCCCATCACTACCAGAACCTTGACTTCGTCCATGAGTGTGCCCTCATCCCTTCCTAGCACAACCACAGAGCCCACCTCCAGTTCCACCGGAATCACGAGGCCTGCATCCAGCTTCCCCACTCCCTACCCCACTTCCGTCCCGTCACCTCCCACCAGTACTTCCACCAGGCCCACGACAGAAACCACCACTCCCATGGACACTGTAGCACCCACCTCGACCACAGCCCCTCTGCCCTTGCCCTCCAGTGCAGAAACCACCCCGGCTGCCAGCACACACTTGGTGACCACGCTTACCCCCACAACAGTGCAAACCACTTCGATCCTCACCTCTTCAACCACCGACTCCACCGGGAGCTCGGCCACCACTGCAGTCACTGCATCCCTTCCTGGCTCCACCATCCTGCAGACATCCACGACTGCACCTCCCTCCTCTGTCAGTACAGAAGCCCCTACCCCAACACTAGCCACCAGTGAGTCCACATCCGCAAATCCCATTGGTTCCTCAACCTTCACACCCGACCTCAGCTCCACACTTGCACCATCTAGCCCCTCGCCCACTAGCACAAATATCATATCTTCTTCCTCCACCACCCATAATACAGACACAGTCTCTAATATTGTCACAACCTTGGCCAGTAGGCCTAGTGACACATCCGTGTTCCCTTCCACCCAAAGTACAGCAAGTGCCTTCCTCTCTACCAGCATTCCAGCTACATCTTTAGGCCTTTCTCTCATGCCTACCAGCAGTACCAAGACCTCTCAGGCAGACAGTACCACCTCATCTGCCTTGAGCACATCTagttcaatgcaggaaacagctGAAACCACATTGGCACCCACCACCACTGATATAGATACGTATCAGTCTAGTTCCATGGGACTGTCCTCCACTGCAGCTTCTACACAAACAGCCAAGACGAGGGACACAACCCTGCTTGCTTCATCTGCTTTGAGAACCACAGCTACTCCTATCAGTACCGTTTCTGTAGGGTCTCTAACAACAGATATTCCTTCTATTTCTCCCATCACATCCTCAGCCACTCAAACAAGTACAGTCCATTTTCAGACATCTCCAGTCTCTACGCCAGTGACCAGTGGTACCTTGACAGCACCCAGCTCGCCTGTATCATTTCCATCTTTCACAACCACAGAACCAGTACCCACTGAAaccacagcccccacccctctGTTTACCCTACCCACGATCCCTGCCGCCCAGTCCACGTCCACCCCTCCATCTCCGACGGGGACGTTTACCACAACCAGGACTGAGGTCGCCACTCCCACGCATACGTCTCCCCATGCCACCTTGATCACAGCATCCTCTCGCACTCCCTCCACCCCAGAAGCTGCCAAGACTGGGACCACACAGATGGCAACAGCACCCGCCTCCATAACAGCTCTCAGTACTTCAGGCGTCTCTCCCTCTTCAGCTTTCCCAATATTGAGTACCTCTACTAATGCAATAAGTACCCCTTTCGGTACCATCATCTCCTCTTCAATACCTGCAATAACAATATCATCTCTGTCTTCTACTGGCCCAAGTTCAGGGGTCTCCCCGACAAGCAGCTCTTTTTCTACCTCCTCTCAGATGTCCAGCACAGAAAACACAGGCCCTTCTGTCACTACCTTTCCTACTTTTTCATCGACTGAAACAACCAGAACTTCCCCGACCGTGACTTCCCTAACAACCTCTCCTACCCGAACAACCACCGTGTTAACTCTGTCTTCCACCACCCCGTGTCCAGAGTCCGTATCAGTTACAATAGTGTCTGCCTCTCCCACGACACCATGTATCGAAGTGGGTCCAAATCCTGAAGTTACCTCGATGCCCACTGTCCCGTTATCAGTTTTCACCTCTACTACTGAGATGGCCACCTCTCCCAATCCCACAACCACGACAACTCTGTTCCCTGTAACACCGGACACTTCTACTTCCATTCTGGACACTCACCCCACCAACCAGACTGCTGCTCCTAGTTCTATCAGCCCTGGGACCACTCCCATTAGCACGGTTTTCCCGAGCACACAAAGATCCACCACTGGGACCTGGATCAGCACCAACTTTGTAACTACCCCACACGTAACGGGCTTCACTAGCCTCCCACTGACCACGAAACCAAGTAGCAGCTCTTCATCTTCCATGGTGACTACAAGCAAGTTGACAACCCCCAGCCCACCCATAAGCAGTGTTTCAGGGATACCAGCGGGCACCACCACGACGCTCTCCACCGTTACGTCATCCAGGACAACTTCAACCACAACCCAGACGACCACACAGTCCAGGGAGACCACCACCCCAG GCCCTTGTAAAAATGGTGGCACCTGGACGCAAGGCCGCTGCTCCTGCCCTAGCGCTTTCCATGGCCCCAAATGCGAGTTTGCTGAGGAAGAGTTAAATATGG ACAAAGTGGACGCTGAAGTGGGCATGGAGGTATCTGTCAACCAGGAGTTCTCCCCGGACCTCAATGACAACAGTTCTCAGGTCTACAAGGATTTCACGAAAGCCTTCCAGGATCAG ataaagaagatttacCAAAACGTGCAGGGATTCAAGGAGGTGCAGATCCTTTCTCTGAG gaaTGGCAGCATCGTGGTGGAATATCTAGTCCTGCTGGAATTACCCTTCAGCCTCCAGCTGGAGGAGGAGTATGAGAAGGTGAAGGTGGCCTTGAAGGAGGAGCTCCAGAATGTCAGCCAGGATGGGAACAGCTGCCAGAACGACCAGG TCCTGTGTTTCAAGCCTGACTCCATCAAGGTGAACAACAACACCAGGACAGAGCTGTCTTCTGAAG CCATCTGTCGCCGCGCTGCTCCCAAAGATTTTGAGGATTTCTACTTCCCTTTCCTGGAGGAGAACCAGCTCCGCTGTGTCACCAACTGCACAGCGGGTGTGGAAGGCGCCATTGACTGCCATCAGGGCCAATGCGTTGTGCAGAGCAGTGGTCCTTCTTGCCG CTGCTTCTCTACGGACATGCACTGGTTCTTGGGCCCGCGCTGCGAGGTGGCCATCTCCTGGAAGGCGCTGGTCGGGGGTCTGGCGGGAGCCGGGGccctccttctgctgctgctggtggtggcgCTGAGCGTGTTCATCATGCGCTCCCGGAGGAGGGATAGGCAAGGCCGAGGCAG GTCCGGGGACGACAGGAAGTGGTTTGAGACCTGGGATGCGAACACTGCGGGGACTTTTTCTAACTCAGGCTTCGAAGATGACA ctAACGAAGAAAACTTCCCTGTGGCCTTGAACACTGTGGACACCAATGTCAGG GTGCATATTCACAGACCTGAGGTGGTCTCGTCCTCACTGTGA
- the LOC105604785 gene encoding mucin-3A isoform X1 has product MTDTTFSVVTNSVTVPTETSTFTITHSTVTPFPSTTTQAPSLGTSASTSTTRTTQEDSTTSPATSTSALHTTTATPPSDTASQPVTTEVSSPPAVTSSATPTSTLYSPAPTTSNPIATGTLTLSTGTPHTSSPAPSTEPTSPSNPNTSPPPTKTTTLPPTHTTAGTSPPTSTPTGSTTQVATPTDTSSTSITTVPTTSTEQTTKGSNTHSVTTFVPATSQTTTALTSSTIYSTSIAASSPFTSSLPAATSLQTSTTAPPSSVSTEAPTLTPATTESTPTSTTGSVSSTGDHTSTPVLSSTSPTTTNNIPSSATTHMTDTTFSVVTNSVTVPTETSTFTITHSTVTPFPSTTTQAPSLGTSASTSTTRTTQEDSTTSPATSTSALHTTTATPPSDTSSQPVTTEVSSPPAVTSSATPTSTLYSPAPTTSNPIATGTLTLSTGTPHTSSPAPSTEPTSPSNPNTSPPPTKTTTLPPTHTTAGTSPPTSTPTGSTTQVATPTDTSSTSITTVPTTSTEQTTKGSNTHSVTTFVPATSQTTTALTSSTIYSTSIAASSPFTSSLPAATSLQTSTTAPPSSVSTEAPTLTPATTESTPTSTTGSVSSTGDRTSTPVLSSTSPTTTNNIPSSATTHMTDTTFSVVTNSVTVPTETSTFTITHSTVTPFPSTTTQAPSLGTSASTSTTRTTQEDSTTSPATSTSALHTTTATPPSDTSSQPVTTEVSSPPSVTSSATPTSTLYSASPTTSTPITTRTLTSSMSVPSSLPSTTTEPTSSSTGITRPASSFPTPYPTSVPSPPTSTSTRPTTETTTPMDTVAPTSTTAPLPLPSSAETTPAASTHLVTTLTPTTVQTTSILTSSTTDSTGSSATTAVTASLPGSTILQTSTTAPPSSVSTEAPTPTLATSESTSANPIGSSTFTPDLSSTLAPSSPSPTSTNIISSSSTTHNTDTVSNIVTTLASRPSDTSVFPSTQSTASAFLSTSIPATSLGLSLMPTSSTKTSQADSTTSSALSTSSSMQETAETTLAPTTTDIDTYQSSSMGLSSTAASTQTAKTRDTTLLASSALRTTATPISTVSVGSLTTDIPSISPITSSATQTSTVHFQTSPVSTPVTSGTLTAPSSPVSFPSFTTTEPVPTETTAPTPLFTLPTIPAAQSTSTPPSPTGTFTTTRTEVATPTHTSPHATLITASSRTPSTPEAAKTGTTQMATAPASITALSTSGVSPSSAFPILSTSTNAISTPFGTIISSSIPAITISSLSSTGPSSGVSPTSSSFSTSSQMSSTENTGPSVTTFPTFSSTETTRTSPTVTSLTTSPTRTTTVLTLSSTTPCPESVSVTIVSASPTTPCIEVGPNPEVTSMPTVPLSVFTSTTEMATSPNPTTTTTLFPVTPDTSTSILDTHPTNQTAAPSSISPGTTPISTVFPSTQRSTTGTWISTNFVTTPHVTGFTSLPLTTKPSSSSSSSMVTTSKLTTPSPPISSVSGIPAGTTTTLSTVTSSRTTSTTTQTTTQSRETTTPGPCKNGGTWTQGRCSCPSAFHGPKCEFAEEELNMDKVDAEVGMEVSVNQEFSPDLNDNSSQVYKDFTKAFQDQIKKIYQNVQGFKEVQILSLRNGSIVVEYLVLLELPFSLQLEEEYEKVKVALKEELQNVSQDGNSCQNDQVLCFKPDSIKVNNNTRTELSSEAICRRAAPKDFEDFYFPFLEENQLRCVTNCTAGVEGAIDCHQGQCVVQSSGPSCRCFSTDMHWFLGPRCEVAISWKALVGGLAGAGALLLLLLVVALSVFIMRSRRRDRQGRGRSGDDRKWFETWDANTAGTFSNSGFEDDTNEENFPVALNTVDTNVRVRSRDGLMVHIHRPEVVSSSL; this is encoded by the exons ATGACAGACACAACCTTCAGTGTGGTCACAAACTCAGTCACCGTGCCTACTGAGACATCCACCTTCACTATCACCCACAGCACAGTGACTCCCTTCCCCTCTACCACCACTCAAGCTCCATCTCTAGGCACTTCTGCGTCTACCAGCACTACCAGGACAACTCAGGAAGACAGTACCACCTCACCGGCCACAAGCACCAGTGCCCTGCACACGACCACAGCGACTCCTCCCAGTGACACCGCCAGCCAGCCTGTCACCACGGAGGTGTCCTCTCCTCCAGCAGTCACATCCTCGGCCACTCCCACCAGCACACTATATTCTCCCGCACCCACCACCTCGAATCCCATCGCCACCGGTACCCTCACCTTGTCTACGGGGACGCCTCACACATCTTCACCTGCTCCCAGCACAGAGCCCACCTCTCCCTCGAACCCGAACACCAGCCCTCCGCCCACCAAGACGACcacactccctcccacccacaccaCTGCCGGCACCTCGCCTCCCACAAGCACTCCCACTGGGTCCACCACCCAGGTCGCCACTCCCACGGACACCTCGTCCACCTCCATCACAACTGTGCCCACTACTTCTACCGAACAAACCACCAAGGGCTCTAATACTCATTCGGTAACCACATTCGTCCCAGCAACATCACAAACCACCACAGCCCTCACCTCTTCAACCATCTACTCCACCAGCATCGCAGCCTCATCTCCATTCACATCATCCCTCCCAGCCGCCACCAGCCTGCAGACATCCACGACTGCACCTCCCTCCTCTGTCAGTACCGAAGCCCCTACCCTGACACCAGCCACCACGGAGTCCACACCCACGAGCACCACTGGCTCAGTGAGCTCCACAGGTGACCACACCTCCACACCTGTGCTCTCAAGCACCtcacccaccaccaccaataaCATCCCATCTTCCGCCACCACCCATATGACAGACACAACCTTCAGTGTGGTCACAAACTCAGTCACCGTGCCTACTGAGACATCCACCTTCACTATCACCCACAGCACAGTGACTCCCTTCCCCTCTACCACCACTCAAGCTCCATCTCTAGGCACTTCTGCGTCTACCAGCACTACCAGGACAACTCAGGAAGACAGTACCACCTCACCAGCCACAAGCACCAGTGCCCTGCACACGACCACAGCGACTCCTCCCAGTGACACCTCCAGCCAGCCTGTCACCACGGAGGTGTCCTCTCCTCCAGCAGTCACATCCTCGGCCACTCCCACCAGCACACTATATTCTCCCGCACCCACCACCTCGAATCCCATCGCCACCGGTACCCTCACCTTGTCTACGGGGACGCCTCACACATCTTCACCTGCTCCCAGCACAGAGCCCACCTCTCCCTCGAACCCGAACACCAGCCCTCCGCCCACCAAGACGACcacactccctcccacccacaccaCTGCCGGCACCTCGCCTCCCACAAGCACTCCCACTGGGTCCACCACCCAGGTCGCCACTCCCACGGACACCTCGTCCACCTCCATCACAACTGTGCCCACTACTTCTACCGAACAAACCACCAAGGGCTCTAATACTCATTCGGTAACCACATTCGTCCCAGCAACATCACAAACCACCACAGCCCTCACCTCTTCAACCATCTACTCCACCAGCATCGCAGCCTCATCTCCATTCACATCATCCCTCCCAGCCGCCACCAGCCTGCAGACATCCACGACTGCACCTCCCTCCTCTGTCAGTACCGAAGCCCCTACCCTGACACCAGCCACCACGGAGTCCACACCCACGAGCACCACTGGCTCAGTGAGCTCCACAGGTGACCGCACCTCCACACCTGTGCTCTCAAGCACCtcacccaccaccaccaataaCATCCCATCTTCCGCCACCACCCATATGACAGACACAACCTTCAGTGTGGTCACAAACTCAGTCACCGTGCCTACTGAGACATCCACCTTCACTATCACCCACAGCACAGTGACTCCCTTCCCCTCTACCACCACTCAAGCTCCATCTCTAGGCACTTCTGCGTCTACCAGCACTACCAGGACAACTCAGGAAGACAGTACCACCTCACCGGCCACAAGCACCAGTGCCCTGCACACGACCACAGCGACTCCTCCCAGTGACACCTCCAGCCAGCCTGTCACCACGGAGGTGTCCTCTCCTCCATCAGTCACATCCTCGGCCACTCCCACCAGCACACTATATTCTGCCTCACCCACCACCTCGACTCCCATCACTACCAGAACCTTGACTTCGTCCATGAGTGTGCCCTCATCCCTTCCTAGCACAACCACAGAGCCCACCTCCAGTTCCACCGGAATCACGAGGCCTGCATCCAGCTTCCCCACTCCCTACCCCACTTCCGTCCCGTCACCTCCCACCAGTACTTCCACCAGGCCCACGACAGAAACCACCACTCCCATGGACACTGTAGCACCCACCTCGACCACAGCCCCTCTGCCCTTGCCCTCCAGTGCAGAAACCACCCCGGCTGCCAGCACACACTTGGTGACCACGCTTACCCCCACAACAGTGCAAACCACTTCGATCCTCACCTCTTCAACCACCGACTCCACCGGGAGCTCGGCCACCACTGCAGTCACTGCATCCCTTCCTGGCTCCACCATCCTGCAGACATCCACGACTGCACCTCCCTCCTCTGTCAGTACAGAAGCCCCTACCCCAACACTAGCCACCAGTGAGTCCACATCCGCAAATCCCATTGGTTCCTCAACCTTCACACCCGACCTCAGCTCCACACTTGCACCATCTAGCCCCTCGCCCACTAGCACAAATATCATATCTTCTTCCTCCACCACCCATAATACAGACACAGTCTCTAATATTGTCACAACCTTGGCCAGTAGGCCTAGTGACACATCCGTGTTCCCTTCCACCCAAAGTACAGCAAGTGCCTTCCTCTCTACCAGCATTCCAGCTACATCTTTAGGCCTTTCTCTCATGCCTACCAGCAGTACCAAGACCTCTCAGGCAGACAGTACCACCTCATCTGCCTTGAGCACATCTagttcaatgcaggaaacagctGAAACCACATTGGCACCCACCACCACTGATATAGATACGTATCAGTCTAGTTCCATGGGACTGTCCTCCACTGCAGCTTCTACACAAACAGCCAAGACGAGGGACACAACCCTGCTTGCTTCATCTGCTTTGAGAACCACAGCTACTCCTATCAGTACCGTTTCTGTAGGGTCTCTAACAACAGATATTCCTTCTATTTCTCCCATCACATCCTCAGCCACTCAAACAAGTACAGTCCATTTTCAGACATCTCCAGTCTCTACGCCAGTGACCAGTGGTACCTTGACAGCACCCAGCTCGCCTGTATCATTTCCATCTTTCACAACCACAGAACCAGTACCCACTGAAaccacagcccccacccctctGTTTACCCTACCCACGATCCCTGCCGCCCAGTCCACGTCCACCCCTCCATCTCCGACGGGGACGTTTACCACAACCAGGACTGAGGTCGCCACTCCCACGCATACGTCTCCCCATGCCACCTTGATCACAGCATCCTCTCGCACTCCCTCCACCCCAGAAGCTGCCAAGACTGGGACCACACAGATGGCAACAGCACCCGCCTCCATAACAGCTCTCAGTACTTCAGGCGTCTCTCCCTCTTCAGCTTTCCCAATATTGAGTACCTCTACTAATGCAATAAGTACCCCTTTCGGTACCATCATCTCCTCTTCAATACCTGCAATAACAATATCATCTCTGTCTTCTACTGGCCCAAGTTCAGGGGTCTCCCCGACAAGCAGCTCTTTTTCTACCTCCTCTCAGATGTCCAGCACAGAAAACACAGGCCCTTCTGTCACTACCTTTCCTACTTTTTCATCGACTGAAACAACCAGAACTTCCCCGACCGTGACTTCCCTAACAACCTCTCCTACCCGAACAACCACCGTGTTAACTCTGTCTTCCACCACCCCGTGTCCAGAGTCCGTATCAGTTACAATAGTGTCTGCCTCTCCCACGACACCATGTATCGAAGTGGGTCCAAATCCTGAAGTTACCTCGATGCCCACTGTCCCGTTATCAGTTTTCACCTCTACTACTGAGATGGCCACCTCTCCCAATCCCACAACCACGACAACTCTGTTCCCTGTAACACCGGACACTTCTACTTCCATTCTGGACACTCACCCCACCAACCAGACTGCTGCTCCTAGTTCTATCAGCCCTGGGACCACTCCCATTAGCACGGTTTTCCCGAGCACACAAAGATCCACCACTGGGACCTGGATCAGCACCAACTTTGTAACTACCCCACACGTAACGGGCTTCACTAGCCTCCCACTGACCACGAAACCAAGTAGCAGCTCTTCATCTTCCATGGTGACTACAAGCAAGTTGACAACCCCCAGCCCACCCATAAGCAGTGTTTCAGGGATACCAGCGGGCACCACCACGACGCTCTCCACCGTTACGTCATCCAGGACAACTTCAACCACAACCCAGACGACCACACAGTCCAGGGAGACCACCACCCCAG GCCCTTGTAAAAATGGTGGCACCTGGACGCAAGGCCGCTGCTCCTGCCCTAGCGCTTTCCATGGCCCCAAATGCGAGTTTGCTGAGGAAGAGTTAAATATGG ACAAAGTGGACGCTGAAGTGGGCATGGAGGTATCTGTCAACCAGGAGTTCTCCCCGGACCTCAATGACAACAGTTCTCAGGTCTACAAGGATTTCACGAAAGCCTTCCAGGATCAG ataaagaagatttacCAAAACGTGCAGGGATTCAAGGAGGTGCAGATCCTTTCTCTGAG gaaTGGCAGCATCGTGGTGGAATATCTAGTCCTGCTGGAATTACCCTTCAGCCTCCAGCTGGAGGAGGAGTATGAGAAGGTGAAGGTGGCCTTGAAGGAGGAGCTCCAGAATGTCAGCCAGGATGGGAACAGCTGCCAGAACGACCAGG TCCTGTGTTTCAAGCCTGACTCCATCAAGGTGAACAACAACACCAGGACAGAGCTGTCTTCTGAAG CCATCTGTCGCCGCGCTGCTCCCAAAGATTTTGAGGATTTCTACTTCCCTTTCCTGGAGGAGAACCAGCTCCGCTGTGTCACCAACTGCACAGCGGGTGTGGAAGGCGCCATTGACTGCCATCAGGGCCAATGCGTTGTGCAGAGCAGTGGTCCTTCTTGCCG CTGCTTCTCTACGGACATGCACTGGTTCTTGGGCCCGCGCTGCGAGGTGGCCATCTCCTGGAAGGCGCTGGTCGGGGGTCTGGCGGGAGCCGGGGccctccttctgctgctgctggtggtggcgCTGAGCGTGTTCATCATGCGCTCCCGGAGGAGGGATAGGCAAGGCCGAGGCAG GTCCGGGGACGACAGGAAGTGGTTTGAGACCTGGGATGCGAACACTGCGGGGACTTTTTCTAACTCAGGCTTCGAAGATGACA ctAACGAAGAAAACTTCCCTGTGGCCTTGAACACTGTGGACACCAATGTCAGGGTGAGGAGTCGGGATGGGTTGATG GTGCATATTCACAGACCTGAGGTGGTCTCGTCCTCACTGTGA